In Prochlorococcus marinus str. MIT 1214, one DNA window encodes the following:
- the ileS gene encoding isoleucine--tRNA ligase: MNNVNKDSQKDRPTYKDTLNLLQTNFGMRANATLREPELQAFWSEKKIDFELGLKNSGETFTLHDGPPYANGTLHMGHALNKVLKDIINKFQIMKGKKVCYIPGWDCHGLPIELKVLQAMDKKQRAELTPIKLRKKAAAYAKKQVSQQMDGFKRWGIWGDWDQPYLSLDKKFEASQIKLFGQMVFKGYIYRGLKPVHWSPSSQTALAEAELEYPIGHVSKSIYVGFKVDQIPRTLTQEISKQAPDLFNSEGQIKEVKLVIWTTTPWTIPANEAISVNQKLDYVIAQSADGLLIITANDLLDEVSESVGINYEKRVLIKGSILDGIIYKHPLFDKRSPVVLGGDYITTDSGTGLVHTAPGHGVDDFNTGKKYKLPISCPVDAKGFLTKEAGKFEGLNVLKDANIVIIKDLISTGSLLKEIPYEHKYPYDWRTKKPTIFRATEQWFASVEGFRDKALSAIEDVIWLPESGKNRIDSMVRERGDWCISRQRTWGVPIPVFYEKDGNQILLNKETIAHIADLFSIHGADIWWEYEVSQLLPPSYVNEADRWQKGTDTMDVWFDSGSSWSSVISKKESLNYPADLYLEGSDQHRGWFQSSLLTSVAVNEHAPFKKVLTHGFALDENGRKMSKSLGNIIDPLVIINGGSNKKVDPAYGADVLRLWVSSVDYSADVPIGSNILKQISDVYRKVRNTSRYLLGNLYDFDYKTDAIEISELPLLDKWMLNRTAEVIDEITDAYSNFEFSKFFQTIQNFCVVDLSNFYLDIAKDRLYVSSRSEFRRRSCQTVLSLLIEKISGLIAPVLCHMAEDIWQNIPYSLEEDSVFQRGWPKVSELWRNNSLNVHVAELRKLRTVINRMLESCRNNQELGSSLEASVRVDTSDEKVKDAIEWLSQGESNKVDVLRDWFLVSSLQIGGEPWAEVLVSEDNDIASVDIAKAKGFKCERCWHYEIEMSNNKQHPNICKRCEKIVLAI, encoded by the coding sequence GTGAATAATGTCAATAAAGATTCTCAAAAGGATCGTCCCACTTACAAAGACACTCTCAACCTTTTGCAGACTAATTTTGGGATGAGGGCAAATGCAACTCTAAGAGAACCTGAGTTGCAAGCTTTTTGGAGTGAAAAAAAGATAGATTTTGAATTAGGCTTAAAGAATTCTGGAGAGACTTTTACGTTGCATGACGGCCCACCATATGCAAATGGGACGCTTCATATGGGTCATGCTCTAAACAAAGTACTTAAGGACATAATCAATAAATTTCAAATAATGAAAGGAAAAAAAGTTTGTTATATACCTGGATGGGATTGCCATGGATTGCCTATTGAATTGAAAGTTCTACAAGCAATGGATAAAAAACAACGAGCCGAATTAACCCCTATTAAGTTGAGAAAAAAAGCAGCTGCTTATGCAAAAAAGCAAGTTTCCCAACAAATGGATGGTTTTAAAAGATGGGGAATATGGGGGGATTGGGATCAACCATATTTAAGTTTAGACAAAAAGTTTGAAGCCTCTCAGATCAAGTTGTTTGGCCAAATGGTCTTTAAAGGATATATATATCGAGGTCTAAAACCAGTTCATTGGAGTCCAAGTTCTCAAACAGCTTTGGCCGAAGCCGAATTAGAATATCCGATCGGTCATGTTAGCAAAAGTATTTATGTGGGATTTAAAGTTGATCAAATTCCAAGAACATTAACTCAAGAAATTTCAAAGCAAGCTCCAGATCTATTTAATTCTGAAGGACAAATAAAAGAAGTTAAACTTGTTATTTGGACTACCACCCCCTGGACAATTCCTGCAAATGAGGCCATATCTGTTAACCAAAAATTAGATTATGTAATAGCACAAAGTGCTGATGGCCTATTGATAATTACTGCTAATGATCTTTTGGATGAAGTATCTGAGAGTGTGGGAATTAATTATGAGAAAAGGGTATTAATAAAAGGATCAATATTAGATGGAATTATATATAAACACCCTTTATTTGATAAAAGAAGCCCTGTTGTTTTAGGAGGAGATTATATTACAACTGACTCAGGTACTGGACTAGTGCATACTGCTCCAGGTCATGGTGTTGATGACTTTAATACTGGTAAAAAATATAAGTTACCAATTTCTTGCCCAGTTGATGCAAAAGGTTTTCTGACTAAGGAAGCTGGAAAATTTGAAGGCCTAAATGTATTAAAAGACGCTAACATTGTTATAATAAAAGATCTCATTAGTACTGGATCTTTACTTAAAGAAATTCCATATGAACATAAGTATCCTTATGATTGGAGAACTAAAAAACCAACTATTTTTAGAGCTACAGAACAATGGTTCGCTTCTGTTGAAGGATTTAGGGATAAAGCACTTTCTGCAATAGAAGATGTTATTTGGCTACCTGAATCTGGAAAAAATAGAATTGATTCTATGGTTAGAGAAAGAGGGGATTGGTGTATTTCTCGACAAAGAACTTGGGGAGTACCAATACCAGTATTTTATGAAAAAGATGGAAATCAAATTTTGCTAAATAAAGAAACCATTGCTCACATAGCTGACTTATTTTCTATCCATGGAGCAGATATTTGGTGGGAATATGAAGTGTCTCAGCTATTACCTCCTTCGTATGTAAATGAGGCAGATCGATGGCAAAAAGGTACTGATACTATGGATGTTTGGTTTGACTCTGGCTCTAGTTGGTCTTCAGTTATTTCTAAGAAAGAAAGTTTAAATTATCCAGCAGATTTGTATTTGGAGGGATCAGATCAGCACAGGGGTTGGTTTCAGTCCTCTTTATTAACTTCGGTAGCAGTAAATGAACATGCACCTTTCAAAAAGGTCCTTACACATGGTTTTGCATTAGATGAGAATGGCAGAAAAATGAGTAAATCCTTAGGAAATATTATTGACCCTTTAGTTATAATTAATGGTGGTTCAAATAAAAAAGTAGACCCTGCTTATGGAGCTGATGTGTTAAGGCTTTGGGTTAGTTCTGTTGATTATTCTGCAGATGTTCCTATTGGATCAAATATACTTAAGCAAATTTCTGATGTTTATCGTAAGGTTAGAAATACATCTAGGTATCTATTAGGAAACCTATATGATTTTGATTATAAAACTGACGCCATAGAGATTTCAGAATTGCCTTTATTAGATAAATGGATGTTGAATAGAACAGCTGAAGTAATAGATGAAATAACAGATGCATACTCTAATTTTGAATTCTCGAAATTCTTCCAAACAATTCAGAATTTTTGTGTAGTTGACCTATCCAATTTTTACTTAGATATTGCAAAAGATAGGTTGTATGTGAGCTCTAGATCTGAATTCAGGAGAAGAAGTTGTCAGACGGTTTTATCCTTGCTTATTGAGAAAATATCTGGATTAATTGCACCTGTTTTATGTCATATGGCAGAGGATATTTGGCAAAATATTCCATATAGCTTAGAGGAAGACTCAGTCTTTCAAAGAGGATGGCCTAAGGTTTCGGAATTATGGCGAAATAATAGTCTTAATGTTCATGTAGCTGAACTCCGCAAACTTAGAACAGTTATTAATCGTATGTTGGAGAGCTGTCGAAATAATCAGGAACTAGGTTCTTCTTTAGAAGCCTCAGTAAGAGTTGATACCTCTGATGAAAAAGTGAAAGATGCTATCGAATGGTTATCTCAAGGAGAATCTAATAAGGTTGATGTCTTGAGAGATTGGTTCCTTGTTTCATCTCTCCAAATTGGTGGTGAGCCTTGGGCTGAAGTTTTAGTTAGTGAGGATAATGATATCGCTTCCGTCGACATTGCTAAAGCTAAAGGATTTAAATGTGAAAGATGCTGGCATTATGAAATTGAGATGAGCAATAATAAACAACATCCTAATATTTGTAAAAGGTGCGAAAAAATAGTTTTAGCTATTTAA
- a CDS encoding DUF3177 family protein: MTETQFQILVWLSYRIAATFAFGLPLYLLIWAKISNLRSIDRLLSIYWKVSSLYAINLLFLSVESQLGQLISFIAPILMVGSIWFWFDLNEEIDEMPSYKPIALTTRIWRWTLSFWSLLNTGLHLFSWRCLNSINESYCDTWREIPFHSFMTTKTIIKFVLDGNWSIGFATFFAYLALILYLIGLLQWLIIQLPKNGRFAGKF; the protein is encoded by the coding sequence TTGACTGAAACTCAATTCCAAATTTTAGTTTGGCTCTCATATCGAATTGCGGCTACCTTCGCATTTGGACTCCCATTATACCTATTGATTTGGGCAAAAATTTCGAATTTAAGATCTATTGATCGACTTTTATCAATTTACTGGAAAGTTTCTAGTCTTTATGCGATAAACCTTTTATTCCTTAGTGTTGAAAGCCAGTTGGGGCAATTAATCTCATTCATTGCACCAATACTGATGGTCGGTTCTATTTGGTTTTGGTTTGATCTCAATGAAGAAATTGATGAAATGCCTTCTTATAAACCCATTGCTTTAACTACACGAATTTGGCGATGGACTTTATCTTTTTGGTCCCTATTAAATACTGGACTACATCTATTTAGTTGGAGATGCTTAAATTCAATTAATGAGAGCTATTGTGATACTTGGAGAGAAATTCCATTTCATTCTTTCATGACAACAAAAACAATAATAAAATTTGTTTTAGACGGTAATTGGAGCATAGGATTTGCTACATTTTTTGCATATTTAGCTCTTATATTATATTTAATAGGTTTACTTCAATGGTTAATTATCCAATTGCCAAAGAATGGTCGTTTCGCCGGTAAATTTTAA
- the trmB gene encoding tRNA (guanosine(46)-N7)-methyltransferase TrmB, protein MRQHVNPLSQFFQLPLSLPSKNVLFKKSHNPIHLDIGSAKGEFLMELAIKNSDWNFVGLEIREPLVRLSEKKRIKLNLNNLKFLFCNVNVSLDEWLSDLDYGQLKRVSIQFPDPWFKRKHFKRRVLQKNLINSIAKSMIKDGEIFIQSDILKLFESMTNTIDKSRYFNRKDLGDLSFIDKNPYNVNTDRELFSLKKNFPIYRVMYIRNSLLFID, encoded by the coding sequence GTGAGACAACATGTAAATCCTCTAAGTCAATTTTTTCAGTTACCATTATCACTTCCAAGTAAGAATGTTCTTTTTAAGAAATCTCATAATCCAATTCATTTAGATATTGGATCTGCGAAAGGTGAATTCCTTATGGAATTAGCAATAAAAAACTCTGACTGGAATTTTGTTGGGCTTGAGATAAGAGAACCTCTTGTTAGATTATCTGAAAAAAAAAGAATAAAATTAAACTTAAACAATTTAAAATTCCTATTTTGTAATGTGAATGTCAGTCTAGATGAATGGTTATCAGATTTAGACTATGGCCAATTAAAAAGAGTTTCAATACAATTTCCAGACCCGTGGTTTAAAAGAAAACACTTCAAAAGGAGAGTTTTACAAAAAAATCTTATCAACTCAATTGCTAAATCTATGATTAAGGATGGTGAAATATTTATTCAAAGTGATATTTTAAAACTTTTTGAGTCTATGACTAATACGATTGATAAAAGTAGATACTTTAATAGAAAAGATCTAGGAGATCTTAGCTTTATTGATAAGAACCCTTATAATGTTAATACAGATAGAGAATTATTCTCTCTAAAGAAAAATTTTCCAATTTACAGAGTAATGTATATTAGGAATAGTCTATTATTCATTGATTAA
- a CDS encoding thioredoxin domain-containing protein yields MIDKTNEANEIGSIQKIFLVFLSLLLVVSLFLFRDGFKANVMLDQLAKNSLEPDIALSNGKPTVFEFYADWCEACKEMAPDMVNAEKLNSDMIDIVLLNVDNSRWFDLIDKYDVNGIPKLIFFDDKGEFKGFSLGVRKYNELNEIFLALINKSELPSFTNLSNSTQLISKNNIRLKEPRDHG; encoded by the coding sequence ATGATTGATAAAACCAATGAAGCTAATGAAATAGGCTCCATTCAAAAAATTTTTTTAGTTTTTCTCAGCCTTTTATTAGTTGTTTCATTGTTCCTCTTTCGCGATGGGTTTAAAGCTAATGTAATGCTTGACCAATTGGCTAAGAACTCACTTGAACCAGATATAGCTTTGTCAAATGGAAAACCTACTGTATTTGAATTTTATGCGGATTGGTGCGAAGCTTGCAAGGAAATGGCTCCAGATATGGTTAATGCTGAAAAATTAAATTCAGATATGATAGATATAGTTTTGCTTAATGTTGATAATTCTAGGTGGTTTGATTTGATTGATAAATATGATGTTAACGGTATTCCTAAATTAATTTTTTTTGATGATAAAGGTGAATTTAAAGGATTTTCATTAGGAGTTAGAAAATACAATGAACTTAATGAAATCTTTCTTGCTTTAATTAATAAATCTGAATTACCATCTTTTACTAACTTATCAAATTCAACTCAATTAATTTCTAAAAATAATATTAGATTAAAAGAACCCAGAGATCATGGTTAG
- the thyX gene encoding FAD-dependent thymidylate synthase produces MSCVQLITSTPDAEKSMAYIARVSNPKNQDNDDFTKLIAYCIKNEHWSVFEQAYMTLQIETTRGIAAQILRHRSFTFQEFSQRYADSRQLGEIPIPELRRQDNKNRQNSISDLSEQIINTFNKKIKSQFDQNKKLYEEMLEAGIAKECARFVLPLATPTRIYMTGSCRSWIHYINLRTGHGTQKEHMNIAKECKNIFSKEYPVVSSALNWLN; encoded by the coding sequence ATGAGTTGTGTTCAATTAATAACTTCTACACCTGACGCTGAAAAAAGCATGGCGTACATCGCCAGAGTTAGCAATCCAAAGAATCAAGACAATGATGACTTTACTAAATTAATTGCATATTGCATTAAGAATGAACATTGGAGCGTATTTGAGCAAGCTTATATGACTTTGCAAATAGAAACTACTCGAGGAATTGCTGCCCAAATTTTAAGACATCGATCATTTACTTTTCAAGAGTTTTCGCAACGCTATGCGGACAGCAGACAATTAGGAGAAATTCCCATACCAGAATTAAGAAGGCAAGATAATAAAAATAGACAAAATTCTATTTCAGACTTATCGGAACAAATTATTAATACATTTAACAAAAAAATCAAAAGTCAATTTGATCAAAATAAAAAACTTTATGAAGAGATGCTAGAAGCTGGAATCGCCAAAGAATGTGCAAGATTTGTACTTCCACTTGCTACCCCAACCAGAATTTACATGACAGGATCATGCCGATCCTGGATTCATTACATCAATCTAAGAACTGGTCATGGAACACAAAAAGAGCATATGAATATTGCAAAAGAATGTAAAAATATTTTTTCAAAGGAATATCCTGTCGTTTCATCCGCTTTGAATTGGCTAAACTAA